One genomic region from Pseudomonas sp. R5-89-07 encodes:
- a CDS encoding Flp family type IVb pilin: MLLDLLIRLHVQLQLLFHRKDGATAIEYLILVAIVALVILAAGTTLKPQITAFFTKITTAITPAP, encoded by the coding sequence ATGTTGCTTGATCTGTTGATTCGACTGCATGTTCAACTTCAGTTGCTGTTTCATCGCAAGGACGGGGCGACGGCGATTGAATACCTCATCCTGGTGGCGATCGTGGCGTTGGTAATACTGGCAGCCGGGACCACCTTGAAACCTCAGATCACTGCGTTCTTCACCAAAATCACCACCGCCATTACCCCGGCGCCTTAG
- a CDS encoding PA4780 family RIO1-like protein kinase produces MKTPKRIEPLIEDGLVDEVLRPLMSGKEAAVYVVRCGNELRCAKVYKEANKRSFRQASEYQEGRKVRNSRQARAMAKGSKFGKKETEDAWQNAEVAALFRLAGAGVRVPKPYDFLEGVLLMELVADEYGDAAPRLNDVTLEPDQAREYHAFLISQIVLMLCTGLVHGDLSEFNVLLTPTGPVIIDLPQAVDAAGNNHAFNMLERDVGNMASYFGRFAPELKKTKYAKEMWALYEAGTLHPASVLTGEFDEPEELADVGGVIREIEAARLDEERKQAIRAADDAPSTKTAEEPPPPWMQ; encoded by the coding sequence ATGAAGACTCCTAAACGCATTGAACCCCTGATCGAAGACGGTCTGGTCGACGAAGTGCTGCGCCCACTCATGAGTGGTAAAGAAGCAGCTGTTTATGTGGTGCGCTGCGGCAACGAATTGCGTTGCGCCAAGGTTTACAAGGAGGCGAATAAACGAAGTTTTCGTCAGGCGTCCGAATACCAGGAAGGCCGCAAGGTCCGTAACAGCCGCCAGGCCCGGGCCATGGCCAAGGGCTCCAAGTTCGGCAAGAAAGAAACCGAAGATGCCTGGCAGAACGCCGAAGTGGCGGCGTTGTTCCGCCTGGCCGGTGCCGGCGTTCGCGTGCCCAAGCCGTACGACTTTCTTGAAGGCGTGCTATTGATGGAACTGGTGGCCGACGAATACGGCGATGCGGCGCCACGTCTGAATGACGTGACCCTGGAGCCGGACCAGGCGCGTGAATACCACGCCTTCCTGATATCCCAGATTGTGCTGATGTTGTGCACAGGGCTGGTGCACGGTGACCTGTCGGAGTTCAACGTACTGCTCACACCGACGGGCCCGGTGATCATCGACTTGCCCCAGGCAGTGGACGCGGCGGGCAACAACCATGCGTTCAACATGCTGGAGCGGGATGTGGGCAACATGGCTTCCTATTTCGGGCGCTTTGCCCCGGAGCTGAAGAAGACCAAATACGCCAAGGAAATGTGGGCGCTGTACGAAGCCGGCACCCTGCACCCAGCCAGTGTTCTGACCGGCGAGTTCGACGAGCCGGAAGAGCTGGCGGACGTGGGCGGTGTGATCCGCGAGATCGAAGCGGCGCGGCTGGATGAAGAGCGCAAGCAGGCGATCCGCGCGGCGGATGATGCGCCATCGACCAAAACCGCCGAAGAACCGCCGCCGCCTTGGATGCAGTGA
- the cpaB gene encoding Flp pilus assembly protein CpaB, producing the protein MNTRLSMVLAGVLLVGALFAGYWGLVLSREPAPAPPPPPAAAPVEKAVAVVEDQTRQSVVVLTHDVPPFVALNAADLSIEKLRTAPTGSMSRIDQAVGRTPWRALSAGTWLNEESFTPGGPLARMIRADERALAVAVDEVIGAAGQLSPGDYVDVLLYLRQDAANPEQSAQVVIPAMRLLSVGDQMGLTNDGIPASPPALTAEEKAQRHAPSRTVVLAVPEPLLSRLMLATQAGTLRLAVRSADERLLSHYWAGEGDAPGNLQNANRDLYQFTQLAFAQAPKKVALSNAPRRSGVEVIRGNQATQQPPD; encoded by the coding sequence ATGAACACGCGTCTGAGCATGGTACTGGCCGGTGTGTTACTGGTCGGTGCGCTGTTTGCCGGTTACTGGGGGTTGGTGCTCAGCCGTGAGCCTGCTCCGGCGCCGCCACCGCCGCCAGCGGCTGCTCCTGTCGAAAAGGCCGTTGCCGTGGTGGAAGACCAGACCCGTCAATCGGTCGTAGTGCTGACTCACGATGTGCCCCCCTTCGTCGCCCTGAATGCCGCTGACCTGAGCATCGAGAAACTGCGCACGGCACCGACCGGCAGCATGAGCCGTATTGACCAGGCCGTTGGCCGCACGCCATGGCGGGCGCTCAGTGCAGGCACCTGGCTCAACGAGGAAAGCTTCACCCCTGGCGGGCCGCTGGCGCGCATGATCCGTGCCGATGAGCGCGCCCTGGCGGTTGCCGTCGATGAAGTGATCGGCGCGGCAGGCCAGTTGAGTCCTGGCGACTATGTGGACGTGCTGCTGTACCTGCGCCAGGACGCCGCCAACCCTGAACAATCGGCCCAGGTGGTGATCCCCGCGATGCGCCTGCTCAGCGTCGGCGACCAGATGGGCCTGACCAACGACGGCATCCCCGCCTCCCCTCCCGCGCTGACCGCCGAAGAGAAAGCCCAACGCCATGCCCCCTCGCGCACCGTGGTACTGGCAGTACCCGAACCGTTGCTGAGCCGGCTGATGCTGGCTACCCAGGCCGGCACCTTGCGCCTGGCCGTGCGCAGCGCCGACGAACGCCTGCTGAGCCATTACTGGGCCGGCGAAGGCGACGCACCGGGCAACCTGCAGAACGCGAACCGCGACCTTTATCAGTTCACGCAACTGGCCTTCGCCCAGGCACCTAAAAAAGTGGCGCTGAGCAACGCCCCGCGCCGCTCCGGCGTCGAGGTGATACGCGGCAATCAAGCAACCCAACAACCCCCCGACTGA
- a CDS encoding MaoC family dehydratase, whose protein sequence is MQWQTLDSTPFLPPLYWRAALKRKVTGSVLPERGLRCQVRVDPKAVAAYCEVCGFADSPMLPATYPHVLAFGLQMQLLTDKAFPFPLLGLIHLSNRIRIHRPLGSVSELSVGVYTENLKPHAKGVTFDLVTVVEDALGLLWEAQSTMLCRGVKLDGEAEEHAWLVDAPLSELTRWKAPADIGRRYARVSGDYNPIHLSAPTAKLFGFPQAIAHGLWNKARMLAAMSEQLPAANIEIEVQFRKPVRLPSELSLMTSGAGSRGELVLNGAGDIQHMLGRWRPIA, encoded by the coding sequence ATGCAGTGGCAGACATTGGACAGCACTCCGTTCCTGCCGCCGCTGTACTGGCGTGCGGCGCTCAAGCGCAAGGTCACTGGCAGCGTTCTGCCCGAACGCGGCTTGCGCTGCCAGGTACGCGTCGACCCCAAGGCAGTTGCCGCATACTGTGAGGTCTGCGGTTTCGCCGACAGCCCGATGCTGCCAGCGACTTATCCGCATGTCCTGGCATTCGGCCTGCAGATGCAACTGCTCACCGACAAGGCGTTCCCGTTTCCGTTGCTGGGGTTGATCCACCTGAGCAACCGCATTCGCATTCATCGCCCTCTGGGCAGTGTGAGTGAGCTGAGCGTCGGGGTGTACACGGAGAATCTAAAGCCCCATGCCAAGGGCGTGACCTTCGATTTGGTGACCGTGGTCGAGGACGCTCTTGGTCTGCTCTGGGAAGCGCAAAGCACGATGTTATGCCGAGGCGTGAAGCTTGACGGCGAGGCCGAGGAACACGCGTGGTTGGTAGACGCGCCCCTCAGCGAACTGACACGTTGGAAAGCACCTGCCGATATCGGTCGCCGCTATGCCCGCGTGTCCGGCGATTACAACCCGATTCATCTCAGCGCACCGACGGCCAAGTTATTCGGCTTTCCCCAAGCCATCGCCCACGGGCTGTGGAACAAGGCGCGCATGCTCGCGGCGATGAGCGAACAACTGCCGGCCGCCAACATCGAAATTGAAGTGCAGTTCAGGAAACCCGTACGACTGCCCAGTGAACTAAGCCTGATGACCAGCGGCGCTGGCTCACGTGGCGAGTTGGTATTGAACGGCGCTGGCGATATCCAACACATGCTCGGAAGATGGCGACCGATTGCCTGA
- a CDS encoding collagen-like triple helix repeat-containing protein, protein MKTQVVFWKASTALALILAMSLGGCSSGGGGHKSNVAASSPDAGAGAGGGTGGGTGGGTGGGTGDGTGGGTGGGTGGGTGGGTGDGTGGGTGGGTGGGTGGGTGGGTGGGTGGGTGGGTGGGTGGGTGGGTGGGTGGGTGGGTGGGTGGGTGGGTGGGTGSTTTPLVTGQIAGTLGTTVGNVGAAVGDLGSTLNGVPIVGTTAGGLVTSAGTAVTSIGTGVTAGLGSLGTDKNSLGITVAGVGTGVADLGDGLSTTGKSLSTTLGGVPVVGGLTGGVGGAVGGVVDKVGTTVTMLGDTLSTASTTGPLGSLTGTLGGKVLVPVVSLVENTTGNLGTATGLGTPVGGLVDKLGATVTSLGTQVASTGGTGNPVTTVVGSVLTGVGGTLDKSSGYVAPTGGTAAPGLPELVGGLVNNVGTGLNIGNTNSTVSAAGVTGGALGNTIASVGTVLGGTGVANTGATAPVATVATSVGAALNPVTSGVTALTQNIGTTTGVGAPVNGLVTQVGGAVASLGTNLTTANANPVTNTLGTTVTAVGNTVGSVGGLVTGGTGGTSGGLLGGLNIGTTTSTAPTTGGTAATGGLGGLLNGLTGK, encoded by the coding sequence ATGAAAACTCAAGTCGTGTTTTGGAAAGCAAGTACTGCGCTGGCATTGATTCTGGCCATGAGCCTCGGCGGCTGCAGCAGCGGTGGTGGCGGGCATAAATCGAACGTGGCGGCGTCCTCGCCGGATGCTGGCGCAGGTGCCGGTGGAGGCACGGGCGGTGGCACAGGTGGCGGTACTGGCGGTGGTACTGGCGATGGCACAGGCGGTGGCACAGGCGGTGGCACAGGCGGTGGCACGGGCGGTGGCACGGGCGATGGCACAGGCGGTGGCACTGGCGGCGGCACAGGCGGTGGCACGGGCGGTGGCACGGGCGGCGGCACAGGCGGTGGCACGGGCGGCGGCACAGGCGGTGGCACGGGCGGCGGCACAGGCGGCGGCACGGGCGGTGGCACGGGCGGTGGCACGGGCGGCGGCACAGGCGGTGGCACGGGCGGTGGCACGGGCGGCGGCACAGGCGGTGGCACAGGCGGCGGCACGGGCTCCACAACCACCCCGCTCGTTACTGGCCAGATCGCCGGCACCCTCGGCACCACCGTGGGCAACGTAGGCGCAGCGGTCGGTGATCTGGGCTCGACCTTGAACGGTGTCCCAATCGTTGGCACAACAGCAGGCGGCCTGGTCACTTCGGCCGGCACCGCCGTCACCAGCATCGGCACTGGCGTGACCGCCGGCTTGGGCTCTCTGGGCACCGACAAAAACTCCCTGGGCATCACTGTCGCGGGTGTCGGCACTGGCGTCGCTGATCTGGGCGACGGCCTGTCGACTACCGGCAAATCGCTGTCGACTACCCTCGGTGGGGTTCCCGTTGTCGGCGGTTTGACGGGCGGCGTAGGCGGCGCAGTCGGTGGCGTGGTGGATAAAGTGGGCACCACGGTGACCATGCTCGGCGACACCCTCAGCACTGCCAGCACCACTGGCCCATTGGGTTCGCTGACCGGCACCCTGGGCGGCAAAGTCCTGGTGCCCGTGGTTTCGCTGGTGGAAAACACCACCGGCAACCTCGGCACGGCCACCGGCCTGGGTACGCCTGTCGGCGGCCTGGTGGATAAACTGGGCGCTACCGTCACCAGCCTCGGCACTCAGGTCGCAAGTACCGGCGGTACCGGCAACCCTGTGACCACCGTCGTCGGCAGCGTGCTGACGGGCGTAGGCGGCACACTCGACAAGTCCAGCGGTTACGTGGCACCAACCGGCGGCACCGCAGCCCCCGGTCTACCGGAACTGGTCGGTGGCCTGGTGAACAACGTCGGTACCGGCCTGAACATCGGCAACACCAACAGCACCGTCAGTGCAGCCGGTGTAACTGGTGGCGCACTGGGCAACACCATTGCCTCCGTGGGTACCGTTCTCGGTGGTACGGGTGTCGCCAATACCGGCGCCACTGCACCGGTCGCCACTGTGGCCACGAGTGTCGGCGCAGCCTTGAACCCCGTGACATCCGGCGTCACCGCACTGACCCAGAACATCGGCACTACCACCGGCGTCGGCGCTCCGGTCAACGGCCTGGTGACGCAAGTCGGTGGTGCGGTCGCCAGCCTGGGCACTAACCTGACCACAGCCAACGCCAACCCGGTCACCAATACCCTGGGCACCACCGTAACCGCCGTCGGCAACACCGTAGGCTCGGTAGGTGGCCTGGTCACAGGCGGCACCGGCGGTACCAGCGGTGGCCTGCTCGGCGGCCTGAATATCGGCACCACCACCAGTACCGCACCTACCACCGGCGGCACTGCAGCCACGGGAGGCCTGGGCGGTTTGTTGAACGGCCTGACCGGCAAATAG
- a CDS encoding 3-oxoacyl-ACP reductase: protein MSDRYIDFANSSLGHRLVAALGLPSPVRLERWQAGRLRPVEGALLLGGGALVTKVLPFANKLTDAIYGYGAEALDVPAWIPGHGPKLKAVVFDASALQHTDQLKQLREFFQPLLKNLDHSAHLVLLGRAPESLSDPFAASAQRALEGFSRSLAKELRGGGVMQLLYVGDGAEDQLEGALRFFLSPKSAYISGQVIRLQACATPVEDWTRPLAGRTALVTGAARGIGASIAETLARDGADVILLDVPQAKADLEALAARLNARTLTLDICAEDAAAQLIEHLPDGLDILVHNAGITRDKTLANMTPEYWDAVLAVNLNAPQVLTKALLDSGTLRDNARVVLLASISGIAGNRGQTNYAASKAGLIGLAQAWAPLLHARGISINAVAPGFIETQMTAHIPFALREAGRRMSSLGQGGVPQDVAEAVAWLSQPGSGAVSGQALRVCGQSLLGA, encoded by the coding sequence ATGTCTGACCGTTATATCGACTTCGCCAATTCCAGCCTCGGCCATCGCCTGGTCGCCGCCCTTGGCCTGCCGTCACCGGTACGCCTGGAACGCTGGCAAGCCGGGCGCCTGCGCCCGGTGGAGGGTGCGCTGCTGCTGGGCGGTGGTGCGCTGGTGACTAAAGTCTTGCCGTTTGCCAACAAACTCACCGATGCCATCTACGGCTACGGCGCCGAAGCACTGGATGTGCCGGCGTGGATCCCCGGGCACGGCCCCAAACTCAAGGCGGTGGTGTTCGACGCCAGTGCCCTACAGCACACCGACCAGCTCAAGCAGCTGCGCGAATTCTTCCAGCCCTTGCTGAAAAACCTCGATCACAGCGCCCACCTCGTGCTCCTTGGCCGCGCCCCGGAAAGCCTCAGCGACCCGTTCGCCGCCAGCGCCCAGCGGGCCCTGGAAGGGTTCAGCCGCTCGCTGGCCAAGGAGTTGCGCGGCGGCGGCGTGATGCAGCTGCTGTACGTGGGCGACGGTGCCGAAGACCAGTTGGAAGGCGCGCTGCGGTTTTTCCTCTCGCCCAAGAGCGCCTACATCTCCGGGCAGGTGATTCGCCTGCAGGCCTGCGCTACGCCGGTCGAAGACTGGACACGCCCATTGGCCGGGCGCACAGCACTGGTCACCGGCGCTGCGCGGGGTATTGGCGCGTCCATCGCCGAAACCCTCGCCCGCGATGGCGCCGACGTGATCCTGCTGGATGTGCCCCAGGCCAAGGCCGACCTCGAGGCCCTGGCCGCCCGCTTGAATGCGCGCACTCTCACCCTGGATATCTGCGCCGAAGACGCTGCCGCCCAATTGATCGAACACCTGCCCGATGGCCTCGATATCCTGGTGCACAACGCCGGCATCACCCGCGACAAGACCCTGGCCAACATGACCCCGGAATACTGGGACGCCGTGCTCGCGGTCAATCTCAATGCGCCCCAGGTGCTGACCAAGGCGCTGCTCGACAGCGGCACCCTGCGCGACAACGCCCGCGTCGTGCTGCTGGCTTCCATCAGCGGCATTGCCGGCAATCGCGGGCAAACCAACTATGCCGCGAGCAAGGCTGGGCTGATCGGCCTGGCCCAGGCGTGGGCACCGCTGCTGCACGCCCGTGGTATCAGCATCAACGCCGTGGCCCCCGGTTTTATCGAGACCCAGATGACCGCGCATATTCCGTTTGCCTTGCGTGAGGCCGGGCGACGCATGAGTTCGCTGGGCCAGGGCGGTGTGCCGCAGGACGTGGCGGAAGCCGTCGCCTGGCTGAGCCAGCCGGGTTCTGGCGCGGTCAGCGGCCAGGCGCTGCGGGTGTGTGGGCAAAGTCTTCTGGGAGCATGA
- a CDS encoding acetyl-CoA C-acetyltransferase yields MTQLRRVAIIGGNRIPFARSNGPYATASNQAMLTAALEGLIERFNLHGLRIGEVAAGAVLKHSRDFNLTRECVLGSRLSPQTPAYDVQQACGTGLEAALLVANKIALGQIECGIAGGVDTTSDAPIGVNEGLRKLLLQANRSKSVADKLKVLLQLRPHHLKPQLPRNGEPRTGLSMGQHCELMAQTWQIPRAEQDQLALQSHQNMAAAYAEGWHNDLLTPFLGLTRDNNLRPDLTLEKLAALKPAFERSEKGTLTAGNSTPLTDGASLVLLGSEAWARERGLPILAYLRDGEAAAVDFVNGAEGLLMAPVYAVPRLLARNGLTLQDFDYYEIHEAFAAQVLCTLKAWEDADYCKTRLGLDAPLGAIDRSRLNVKGSSLAAGHPFAATGGRIVANLAKLLDAAGKGRGLISICAAGGQGVTAIIER; encoded by the coding sequence ATGACTCAATTGCGCCGTGTGGCGATCATTGGCGGTAATCGCATTCCTTTCGCCCGCTCCAATGGCCCCTACGCCACGGCCAGCAACCAGGCGATGCTCACCGCCGCCCTGGAAGGCCTGATCGAACGTTTCAACCTGCATGGCCTGCGCATCGGCGAGGTCGCCGCCGGCGCGGTGCTCAAGCATTCCCGTGATTTCAACCTCACCCGCGAATGCGTGCTGGGCTCGCGCCTGTCGCCGCAAACCCCGGCCTACGATGTGCAACAGGCCTGCGGCACCGGGCTGGAGGCCGCCTTGCTGGTGGCCAACAAGATCGCCCTGGGCCAGATCGAATGCGGCATTGCCGGCGGAGTGGACACCACCTCCGATGCGCCGATTGGCGTCAATGAAGGCCTGCGCAAGCTGTTGCTGCAGGCTAACCGCAGCAAGTCCGTGGCGGATAAGCTCAAAGTGTTGTTACAACTTCGTCCGCATCACCTCAAGCCGCAGCTGCCGCGCAACGGTGAGCCGCGCACCGGGTTGTCCATGGGCCAGCACTGCGAGCTGATGGCGCAGACCTGGCAGATCCCCCGCGCCGAACAGGACCAGCTGGCACTGCAGAGCCATCAGAACATGGCCGCCGCCTATGCCGAAGGCTGGCATAACGATTTGCTCACGCCGTTTCTGGGGCTGACCCGCGACAACAACCTGCGCCCCGACCTGACCCTGGAAAAACTCGCCGCGCTCAAGCCTGCTTTTGAACGAAGTGAAAAGGGCACGCTGACCGCCGGCAACTCTACGCCGCTGACCGACGGCGCCTCGCTGGTGCTGCTGGGCAGCGAGGCGTGGGCCAGGGAACGTGGCTTGCCGATCCTCGCGTACCTGCGCGATGGCGAAGCGGCAGCGGTGGATTTCGTCAACGGTGCCGAAGGCCTGCTGATGGCGCCGGTGTACGCCGTACCGCGCTTGTTGGCCAGAAACGGCCTGACCCTGCAGGACTTTGATTACTACGAGATCCACGAAGCATTTGCCGCTCAAGTGTTGTGTACGCTCAAAGCCTGGGAAGACGCGGACTATTGCAAGACGCGCCTGGGCCTGGATGCGCCGCTGGGCGCCATCGACCGTAGCCGTCTCAACGTCAAGGGCAGCTCATTGGCGGCCGGGCACCCCTTTGCCGCGACCGGTGGGCGCATCGTCGCCAACCTGGCCAAGCTGCTCGATGCAGCCGGTAAAGGGCGCGGCCTGATTTCGATCTGTGCGGCGGGAGGCCAGGGCGTGACGGCGATTATCGAGCGTTGA
- a CDS encoding response regulator translates to MNAAVSPRQQILLVDDEEDALVELAESLENEGFICFTATSVTFALQELTFHPDIALVITDLRMPEESGISLIKRLREHTSRSHLPVIVMSGHAEMDDVSDMLRLQVLDLFRKPIYLPRLVDTLNSLFPKTMLLL, encoded by the coding sequence ATGAATGCTGCCGTATCCCCCCGCCAGCAGATCCTGCTGGTGGACGACGAAGAAGATGCCCTCGTTGAACTGGCCGAATCGCTGGAGAACGAGGGCTTCATTTGCTTTACCGCTACCTCGGTGACGTTCGCTTTGCAGGAACTCACCTTTCACCCCGATATTGCCTTGGTCATTACCGACCTGCGCATGCCTGAGGAAAGCGGTATTTCCCTGATCAAGCGTTTGCGCGAACACACCTCTCGCTCCCATCTGCCGGTGATCGTCATGTCCGGGCATGCCGAGATGGATGACGTCAGCGACATGCTGCGCCTGCAGGTACTGGACCTGTTTCGCAAGCCCATTTACCTCCCGCGATTGGTCGATACGCTGAACAGTTTGTTTCCCAAAACAATGCTCCTGTTGTAG
- the cueR gene encoding Cu(I)-responsive transcriptional regulator — MNIGQAARQSGLSAKMIRYYESIGLLKPAHRTDSGYRIYGADDLHTLAFIKRSRDLGFSLEEVGKLLTLWQDRQRASGDVKALARQHIDELNQKIRELEQLRDTLQDLVEHCQGDHRPDCPILKELASGSCCA; from the coding sequence ATGAATATCGGCCAAGCCGCTCGCCAAAGCGGGCTGAGCGCGAAGATGATCCGCTACTACGAATCCATCGGCCTGCTCAAGCCAGCCCACCGCACCGACAGCGGTTACCGCATCTACGGCGCAGACGACCTGCACACGCTGGCGTTCATCAAGCGCTCGCGGGACCTGGGGTTTTCACTGGAAGAAGTCGGCAAACTGCTGACCCTGTGGCAGGACCGGCAGCGAGCCAGCGGCGACGTAAAAGCCCTGGCGCGCCAGCATATTGATGAGTTGAATCAGAAGATTCGCGAGCTGGAGCAACTGCGCGATACGTTGCAGGACCTGGTGGAGCACTGCCAGGGCGACCATCGGCCGGATTGTCCGATTCTCAAGGAATTGGCTTCGGGTAGTTGCTGCGCCTGA
- a CDS encoding ShlB/FhaC/HecB family hemolysin secretion/activation protein — MRVFTPLFLLTLSAYAQAEALPSFLNSNDTIRTLPVPNLPADAYRPATPQTQVPQAPPTAGQPLLMDTKVTIRKLQIEGGTVYPLTETAQAYAALIGHETNLAQLIEATRGITRRYQQDGYLLSYAFLPQQNFENGLVRVVLVEGYIKDYQQTGDIGSVSAYVDKLAQKLVAERPLTRKTFERYTTLMSRIPGLTVQAQVPPPGTTDGATHMQIQASRKPFTTSMSLVQKSRGGTQALLSATSNSQTSLGEQLTLSGLFPPGEDKEHYYRVDYNQFINAEGTQLALAAERYRADPHSSVQLDGGFELKPHQSIDRYSIGLSHPFIASPTESLSLGTRLYAVDQTTRYKLVGYPLRFDIESNLRALAVEGDWRKADARQLRILSGGLYQGIDGLGAKARSDLDVAKPDLDFFRLRLSGVQSDKFFDNWQGVLSGALYWSNNTLPDSERATFGGQNFGRGYPDDQGSGDKGWGVAYEVNYSFNRAGDWVKVLQPYVVLDRAKTWFNDLPVKASDMSSAAVGLRFGDSKYYNIALEAAKPMSDIALDSFNRRPRYTLSFSYQL, encoded by the coding sequence ATGCGCGTGTTTACGCCGTTGTTCTTGCTTACCCTCAGCGCTTATGCCCAGGCCGAGGCCCTTCCCAGCTTTCTCAACAGCAACGACACCATCCGCACCTTGCCGGTCCCCAACCTGCCCGCCGACGCCTACCGACCGGCCACGCCGCAAACCCAGGTACCGCAAGCGCCGCCCACTGCGGGCCAGCCACTGTTAATGGATACCAAGGTCACCATCCGCAAGCTGCAGATCGAAGGCGGTACGGTCTACCCGCTCACCGAGACGGCCCAGGCCTACGCAGCGTTGATTGGCCATGAGACCAATCTTGCGCAACTGATCGAGGCCACCCGCGGCATCACCCGGCGCTACCAGCAGGACGGTTACCTGTTGTCCTACGCATTCCTGCCACAACAGAACTTTGAAAACGGCCTGGTCCGCGTGGTGCTGGTGGAGGGCTACATCAAGGACTATCAACAAACCGGCGACATCGGTTCGGTGTCGGCCTATGTCGACAAGCTGGCGCAAAAGTTGGTGGCCGAACGCCCACTTACGCGCAAGACCTTCGAACGCTACACCACGCTGATGAGCCGCATCCCCGGCCTCACTGTACAGGCACAAGTGCCGCCGCCAGGCACCACCGATGGCGCCACGCACATGCAGATCCAGGCCAGCCGCAAACCCTTCACCACCAGCATGAGCCTGGTGCAGAAAAGCCGTGGCGGCACCCAAGCCTTGCTCAGCGCAACCAGCAATTCTCAAACATCTCTGGGCGAACAGCTGACGCTCAGCGGCCTGTTCCCGCCCGGCGAGGACAAAGAGCACTACTACCGTGTGGACTACAACCAGTTCATCAATGCCGAGGGCACCCAGCTGGCGCTCGCCGCCGAGCGCTATCGCGCCGACCCCCACAGCAGCGTGCAACTGGACGGCGGCTTCGAACTCAAACCGCACCAGTCGATCGATCGCTATTCCATCGGCCTGAGCCACCCCTTCATTGCCTCGCCTACCGAGTCGCTCAGCCTGGGCACGCGCCTCTACGCAGTGGACCAGACCACCCGCTATAAACTGGTGGGCTACCCGCTGCGCTTCGATATCGAATCCAACCTGCGCGCCCTGGCCGTCGAGGGCGACTGGCGCAAGGCCGACGCCCGACAGTTGCGCATCCTCAGTGGCGGCCTGTATCAAGGCATCGACGGTTTGGGCGCCAAGGCCCGCAGTGACCTGGACGTGGCAAAACCTGACCTCGACTTCTTCCGCCTGCGCCTGTCCGGCGTGCAGAGCGACAAGTTCTTCGACAACTGGCAAGGCGTGCTTTCCGGTGCGCTCTACTGGAGCAATAACACCCTGCCCGACAGCGAACGCGCCACGTTCGGCGGGCAGAACTTCGGCCGTGGCTACCCCGATGACCAGGGCTCGGGCGACAAGGGTTGGGGCGTGGCGTACGAGGTCAACTACAGCTTCAACCGTGCCGGCGACTGGGTGAAGGTGCTGCAACCTTACGTGGTGCTCGACCGCGCCAAGACCTGGTTCAACGACCTGCCGGTCAAGGCCAGCGACATGTCTTCGGCGGCGGTGGGCCTGCGCTTTGGCGACAGCAAGTACTACAACATCGCCCTGGAAGCCGCCAAGCCAATGTCGGACATCGCCCTGGACAGCTTCAACCGGCGGCCGCGTTATACCTTGAGTTTCAGTTATCAGCTCTGA
- a CDS encoding Flp family type IVb pilin — MILDMLMRLHVQLRLLFQRKDAATAIEYLILVAIVALVILAAGTTLSPQITALFDKITTTIKP, encoded by the coding sequence ATGATCCTGGATATGTTGATGAGGCTTCACGTTCAACTTCGGCTGCTTTTCCAGCGTAAAGACGCAGCGACGGCGATTGAATATCTCATTCTGGTGGCAATCGTCGCACTGGTGATATTGGCAGCCGGGACTACACTGTCCCCACAGATCACCGCGCTGTTCGACAAAATCACAACTACCATCAAGCCCTGA